From Ancylobacter pratisalsi, one genomic window encodes:
- the cofD gene encoding 2-phospho-L-lactate transferase has product MKVVAISGGIGGAKLALGLDRVLPPGALTVIANTGDDFRHLGLHISPDIDTLLYTLAGLDDPVRGWGRRDETWTFMQALERLGGETWFRLGDGDLATHVERTRSLDGGATLSAVTAELAARLGIGSAIVPMSDAPVRTRVETDEGWLDFQHYFVRRQCQPRVVALAFEGAASARPAAAALAALADPELAAIVICPSNPYLSVDPILSVPGMAEALRASPAPVIAVSPIIKGQAVKGPTAKLMDEIGLVPSAATVAAHYGSLVDLFVLDEADAGLDLGTQMACVSAPTLMRTLDDKVNLARRVLKLAERAT; this is encoded by the coding sequence ATGAAGGTGGTGGCGATCTCCGGCGGAATCGGCGGGGCGAAGCTTGCCCTTGGCCTCGACCGGGTGCTGCCACCGGGCGCGCTGACGGTGATCGCCAATACCGGAGACGATTTCCGTCATCTGGGCCTGCACATTTCGCCTGATATCGATACGCTGCTCTACACGCTTGCTGGTCTCGACGATCCGGTGCGTGGCTGGGGGCGGCGGGATGAGACCTGGACGTTCATGCAGGCGCTGGAGCGGCTGGGCGGGGAGACATGGTTCCGGCTCGGCGATGGCGATCTCGCCACCCATGTTGAGCGCACCCGCTCGCTGGATGGAGGGGCAACGCTGAGTGCGGTCACGGCGGAACTCGCCGCGCGGCTTGGCATCGGCTCGGCCATTGTGCCGATGAGTGACGCTCCGGTGCGCACGCGGGTTGAAACCGACGAAGGCTGGCTCGATTTCCAGCATTATTTCGTGCGTCGGCAGTGCCAGCCCCGTGTGGTCGCGCTCGCCTTCGAGGGGGCGGCCTCCGCGCGGCCTGCGGCGGCCGCGCTGGCGGCGCTGGCCGATCCTGAACTGGCCGCCATCGTGATCTGCCCGTCCAATCCCTATCTCAGCGTCGACCCCATTCTTTCCGTCCCGGGTATGGCCGAGGCTCTGAGGGCGAGCCCGGCACCGGTGATCGCGGTGTCACCGATCATCAAGGGGCAGGCGGTGAAGGGGCCGACGGCCAAGCTGATGGACGAGATCGGGCTCGTTCCCTCGGCCGCGACGGTGGCGGCGCATTACGGAAGTCTCGTCGATCTTTTCGTCCTGGATGAAGCCGACGCCGGGCTCGATCTCGGCACGCAGATGGCGTGTGTGAGCGCACCCACGCTGATGCGCACCCTCGACGACAAGGTGAACCTCGCGCGCCGCGTGCTGAAGCTTGCGGAACGGGCGACATGA
- the fgd gene encoding glucose-6-phosphate dehydrogenase (coenzyme-F420), with protein MLKLGYKASAEQFDARQLIDFTVSAERYGFDSVFISDHFQPWRHTGGHAPAALAWLGAAGASTSRIALGTSVLTPTFRHHPSMVAQAFGTLGQLFPGRIILGVGSGESLNEVPATGAAWPEMKERFARLREAVRLIRQLWTEERVTFEGEYYRTERATIYDRPEQPVPIYIAGAGPMVAKFAGRLGDGFICTSGKPMELYSETLLPNVAAGLEASERASDTYDRMIEMKVSFDTDKARALADTRLWAALALSPEEKMSVEDPLQMEALADALPVDRAARRWIVSDDPDEHVEKIRPYVELGFRHLVFHAPGEDQERFLKLYSEQVLPRLRAAFG; from the coding sequence GTGCTGAAACTGGGTTACAAGGCGTCGGCCGAGCAGTTCGACGCGCGTCAACTGATCGACTTCACCGTTTCGGCGGAGCGCTACGGCTTCGATTCGGTGTTCATCAGCGACCATTTTCAGCCCTGGCGGCATACCGGCGGCCATGCTCCGGCGGCGCTCGCCTGGTTGGGGGCGGCGGGGGCCTCGACCTCGCGCATCGCACTCGGCACCAGCGTTCTCACGCCGACTTTCCGCCACCATCCCTCCATGGTCGCGCAGGCTTTCGGCACGCTCGGCCAGCTTTTTCCGGGGCGGATCATTCTCGGCGTCGGGTCGGGTGAATCTCTGAACGAGGTTCCCGCGACCGGCGCGGCTTGGCCGGAGATGAAGGAACGCTTCGCCCGGCTTCGTGAGGCGGTGCGCCTGATCCGGCAGCTCTGGACCGAGGAGCGTGTGACCTTCGAAGGCGAGTACTACCGCACCGAGCGCGCGACCATCTATGACCGTCCCGAGCAGCCGGTTCCGATCTACATCGCTGGCGCGGGCCCGATGGTGGCGAAGTTCGCCGGGCGGCTCGGCGACGGCTTCATCTGCACCAGCGGCAAGCCGATGGAGCTGTATAGCGAGACCTTGCTGCCTAATGTCGCCGCGGGACTTGAAGCTTCGGAGCGCGCGTCTGACACTTACGATCGCATGATCGAGATGAAGGTTTCCTTCGACACTGACAAGGCGCGCGCTCTGGCGGACACGCGCCTGTGGGCGGCGCTTGCGCTGTCGCCGGAAGAGAAGATGTCGGTGGAAGACCCGCTGCAGATGGAGGCGCTGGCCGATGCGCTGCCGGTGGACCGCGCGGCGCGGCGTTGGATCGTCTCGGACGATCCCGACGAGCATGTCGAGAAGATCCGTCCCTATGTGGAACTGGGTTTCCGCCATCTCGTCTTTCACGCCCCGGGTGAGGATCAGGAGCGCTTCCTGAAGCTCTATTCCGAACAGGTCCTGCCGCGTCTGCGCGCCGCGTTCGGCTGA
- a CDS encoding alpha/beta fold hydrolase, giving the protein MAHFVLVHGSFHGSWCWQRLIPLLRAGGHEVTAPDFPGSGKDTAPPENADLASYATRIAGAIDEVRGPVILAGHSMGGIVASQVAEWRPHRIAATVYINGLMLRPGESLVSFLAAHAHLGVEDLVLKNMQVSPDGATASFPAAAAGEVFYNCCPPEDAAWATAQLRPQRLKIYSDPLALTPARFGSVRRFYVEGLKDNAVSLAYQRSMADYTACEEVFSLDGDHSPFLSAPQTLADRLEEVARRTV; this is encoded by the coding sequence ATGGCCCATTTTGTTCTGGTCCACGGATCATTCCACGGGTCGTGGTGCTGGCAGCGCCTGATTCCTCTGCTGCGGGCAGGCGGGCATGAGGTGACCGCGCCGGATTTTCCCGGCAGCGGGAAGGATACCGCGCCGCCGGAGAATGCCGACCTCGCAAGCTATGCGACGCGTATCGCGGGAGCGATCGACGAGGTGCGCGGGCCGGTGATCCTCGCCGGCCACAGCATGGGCGGCATTGTCGCCTCGCAGGTGGCCGAGTGGCGCCCGCACCGGATCGCGGCGACGGTGTATATCAACGGGCTAATGCTGCGCCCCGGCGAGAGCCTCGTGAGCTTCCTGGCGGCCCACGCGCATCTGGGCGTCGAGGATCTGGTGCTGAAGAACATGCAGGTGTCGCCGGATGGCGCGACCGCGAGCTTTCCGGCGGCGGCCGCGGGCGAGGTTTTCTACAATTGCTGCCCCCCCGAGGACGCCGCCTGGGCGACGGCGCAATTGCGTCCGCAGCGGCTGAAGATCTACTCCGATCCGCTGGCGCTCACGCCCGCCCGCTTCGGCTCGGTGCGCCGCTTCTATGTCGAAGGGCTGAAGGACAATGCGGTCTCGCTTGCCTATCAGCGATCTATGGCTGACTATACAGCCTGCGAGGAAGTCTTCTCCCTCGACGGCGATCATTCGCCCTTCCTGTCGGCGCCGCAGACGCTCGCCGATCGGCTGGAAGAGGTGGCGCGGCGCACCGTCTGA
- a CDS encoding ABC transporter ATP-binding protein produces MNGASNKGLVARGIAKSFAHKVLHEVGIEVAPGELLAITGPSGAGKTTLARILAGLERPDAGSVSLGGRDLAGVPPGQRRVALMFESYALYPHLTVRGNALSPLQAPGGRLDPVAANLRVDEVLELLEIKHLGERLPGALSGGQKQRVALARLLVQAPDLYMLDEPISHLDAKLRHKLRGEIRRRLSAQSAPTIWLTPDGMEALSVGDRVVVLDQGRVEQVGTPEEIWLKPASARVAKLLGDPPMNLIDGSLLREGDTLYFTRRAMRLALPPALAAAALGATSDALILGVRPEVIAFTATDAPGAVSAEIYSNEPFGKHVIVTLDLGALLVKAKTSMATASALGEGEDEGIGREIGITIPGEGLVLFDGATGRALSGN; encoded by the coding sequence ATGAACGGCGCCAGCAACAAGGGCCTCGTGGCCCGTGGCATCGCCAAGAGCTTCGCGCACAAGGTGCTGCACGAGGTCGGCATAGAGGTCGCTCCCGGCGAATTGCTCGCCATCACAGGCCCCTCGGGGGCAGGCAAGACAACATTGGCGCGCATCCTCGCCGGGCTTGAGCGTCCGGACGCGGGCAGCGTCTCGCTGGGCGGGCGGGACCTCGCCGGCGTGCCGCCGGGGCAGCGGCGCGTGGCGCTGATGTTCGAATCCTACGCGCTTTATCCCCACCTCACCGTGCGCGGCAACGCGCTTTCGCCGCTTCAGGCGCCGGGTGGCCGGCTCGATCCGGTCGCCGCGAACCTCCGGGTCGACGAGGTGCTGGAACTGCTGGAGATCAAGCATCTCGGCGAGCGGCTTCCCGGCGCGCTGTCGGGCGGGCAGAAGCAGCGCGTGGCGCTGGCGCGCCTGCTGGTACAGGCGCCCGACCTTTATATGCTCGACGAGCCGATCTCCCATCTCGACGCCAAGCTTCGCCACAAGCTGCGCGGCGAGATCCGCCGCCGCCTGTCGGCGCAGAGCGCCCCCACCATCTGGCTCACGCCGGACGGCATGGAAGCACTTTCGGTCGGCGACCGGGTGGTGGTTCTGGATCAGGGGCGTGTCGAGCAGGTCGGGACGCCCGAGGAAATCTGGCTGAAGCCCGCCAGCGCCCGCGTCGCCAAGCTCCTCGGCGATCCGCCGATGAATCTCATCGACGGCAGCCTGCTGCGCGAGGGCGACACGCTTTATTTCACCCGGCGCGCCATGCGCCTCGCCCTTCCGCCGGCTCTCGCCGCTGCAGCTCTTGGCGCGACGAGCGACGCGCTCATCCTCGGCGTGCGCCCGGAAGTCATCGCCTTCACCGCAACGGACGCGCCGGGAGCGGTGAGCGCGGAGATCTATTCAAACGAGCCTTTCGGCAAGCACGTCATCGTCACGCTCGATCTGGGCGCCCTGCTGGTCAAGGCCAAGACCTCCATGGCTACGGCGTCGGCGCTGGGCGAGGGCGAAGACGAGGGTATCGGCCGAGAGATCGGTATCACCATTCCGGGAGAGGGGCTGGTCCTTTTCGACGGAGCAACGGGCCGGGCGCTGTCCGGCAACTGA
- the gltS gene encoding sodium/glutamate symporter, with product MTTLQTPALLSFTIAILVFFAGAGINRAIPVLRAFNIPEAVTGGLLAALVTLIAYRFFGMEISFALEARDMLLLYFFTGIGLNAKLDDLISGGRPLIILLALTLVYLLVQNLIAAASVAVLSLPQGLAVFLGSASLIGGHGTTIAWAPLISERFNLSNALEVGIATATLGLVVASLVGGPIARYLITRYKLKGPRTEVDVIGLQQRDNEAAHNDVSHVSLLRTVLVLNVAILIGYAVDELMAEVALKLPLFVVCLLVAIVLTNTLPRLFPRMAWPTRTRALALVSDLSLNVFLSMSLMSMQLWTLGGLGLALALVLAVQTVVAVVYILFIVFPAMGRTYEAAVISAGFTGISLGATPTAIANMTAVTKTHGAAPRAFIILPLVSAFFIDIANAAVIGYLAR from the coding sequence ATGACGACGCTTCAGACACCGGCCCTTCTGAGCTTCACCATAGCGATCCTTGTGTTCTTCGCGGGGGCGGGCATTAACCGGGCGATCCCGGTACTGCGTGCCTTCAACATTCCGGAAGCGGTGACAGGCGGCCTTCTGGCGGCGCTGGTCACTCTCATTGCCTATCGCTTCTTCGGCATGGAGATCAGCTTTGCGCTGGAAGCGCGCGACATGCTGCTGCTGTATTTTTTCACCGGCATCGGCCTCAATGCGAAGCTGGACGATCTCATTTCCGGGGGGCGTCCGCTTATCATTCTCCTCGCCCTGACGCTGGTCTATCTGCTGGTTCAGAATCTCATCGCGGCCGCCAGCGTCGCGGTCCTCAGCCTGCCCCAGGGCCTGGCCGTATTTCTCGGTTCCGCATCGCTCATTGGCGGGCACGGCACCACCATCGCCTGGGCGCCGCTGATCTCGGAGCGTTTCAATCTCTCCAATGCGCTGGAGGTTGGCATCGCCACGGCAACACTCGGCCTCGTGGTGGCCAGCCTGGTCGGTGGCCCGATCGCGCGTTATCTGATCACGCGCTACAAGCTCAAGGGGCCGCGCACCGAGGTCGACGTCATCGGCCTGCAGCAGCGGGATAACGAGGCGGCGCACAACGATGTCAGCCATGTGAGCCTGCTGCGCACGGTGCTGGTGCTCAATGTGGCGATTCTGATTGGTTACGCGGTTGACGAGCTGATGGCGGAAGTCGCGCTGAAGCTACCGCTTTTCGTGGTCTGCCTGCTGGTGGCGATCGTGCTGACCAACACGCTGCCGCGTCTCTTCCCGCGCATGGCCTGGCCGACGCGCACCCGCGCCCTGGCGCTGGTCTCCGACCTGTCGCTGAACGTCTTTCTGTCGATGTCGCTCATGAGCATGCAGCTCTGGACGCTGGGTGGGCTGGGCCTGGCGCTGGCGCTGGTTCTGGCGGTGCAGACGGTGGTGGCCGTCGTCTACATCCTTTTCATCGTGTTCCCGGCCATGGGCAGGACCTACGAAGCCGCCGTGATCTCTGCGGGTTTCACCGGTATCAGCCTGGGGGCCACACCGACCGCGATCGCCAACATGACGGCGGTGACGAAAACGCATGGAGCAGCGCCGAGGGCGTTCATTATTTTGCCGCTGGTTTCCGCCTTCTTTATCGATATCGCCAACGCGGCAGTCATTGGCTACCTCGCCCGTTGA
- a CDS encoding quinoprotein dehydrogenase-associated SoxYZ-like carrier: protein MRRQATHITPPRTLRNRLRLVLAVALFSALTVSAAGAQEANAEESWNALKPDVFGERPIADSSPLVRLDAPTRAEDAAMVPITIEVALPEGDPRTVKKLTLIVDENPAPVAATFTFGGERHDVTLGTRLRVNSYSYIRAIAELSDGGLHMSERFVKASGGCSAPALKDEEVALQNIGKMKLRVLEPTKQGDATKASRFSQLQLMIRHPNYSGLQMDQVTRLYIPAKFVDNIEVKQGDDLVFSMVGGISLSEDPAIQFSYEPSGKAIHVDAGDTDGRKFEGALKPAS, encoded by the coding sequence ATGCGTCGCCAAGCCACGCACATCACCCCGCCGCGCACCCTGCGCAATCGGTTGCGCCTCGTCCTCGCCGTCGCCCTGTTCTCCGCGCTCACCGTTTCCGCGGCCGGAGCGCAAGAGGCGAACGCCGAAGAAAGCTGGAACGCGCTGAAGCCCGACGTGTTCGGTGAACGGCCGATCGCCGACAGTAGCCCGTTGGTGCGTCTGGATGCCCCGACCCGGGCCGAGGATGCGGCGATGGTGCCGATCACGATCGAGGTTGCCCTGCCCGAGGGCGACCCTCGGACCGTAAAGAAGCTCACCCTGATCGTCGACGAGAACCCCGCCCCTGTCGCCGCGACCTTCACCTTCGGCGGCGAGCGCCACGATGTGACACTCGGCACCCGGCTCAGGGTCAATTCCTATTCGTATATCCGCGCCATCGCCGAGTTGAGCGATGGTGGGCTCCACATGAGCGAGCGCTTCGTCAAGGCCTCGGGCGGCTGCTCGGCTCCGGCGCTGAAGGACGAAGAGGTCGCACTGCAGAACATCGGCAAGATGAAGCTGAGGGTTCTCGAACCCACCAAGCAGGGTGACGCGACCAAGGCGAGCCGGTTTTCACAGCTTCAGCTCATGATCCGGCACCCCAACTATTCGGGGCTGCAGATGGACCAGGTGACGCGGCTCTATATTCCCGCGAAATTCGTCGACAATATCGAGGTCAAGCAGGGCGATGATCTGGTGTTTTCCATGGTCGGCGGCATTTCGCTGAGCGAGGATCCCGCGATCCAGTTCTCTTACGAACCTTCGGGCAAGGCGATCCACGTCGACGCCGGAGATACCGACGGACGCAAGTTCGAAGGTGCTTTGAAGCCGGCGAGCTGA
- the pqqE gene encoding pyrroloquinoline quinone biosynthesis protein PqqE yields the protein MTEKLARPAPPAPYGLLAELTHRCPLQCPYCSNPVALDRRDVELDTQSWLRVFSEAAKLGVLQVHLSGGEPTARRDLEVMIRHCVEVGIYTNLITAGVGVTPERLASISDAGIDHVQLSFQGADAPTTDRVSNFRGAHERKLAVAREVRRLGLPLTVNSVVHRANIEQIPAFIELALQLGAKRIEIAHAQYYGWALRNRGALMPTREQVFRALDVVEEARIRLKGQLAIDAVVPDYYAKYPKPCMNGWGRQSLNVTPSGKVLPCHAAETIPSLDFWNVREHSLQEIWVDSPAFNAFRGTDWMPELCRTCERKEVDWGGCRCQAMAIAGDAAATDPACHKSPLHADLLALAERDSHSRVNGYDYRRYLTERDG from the coding sequence CTGACGGAAAAACTGGCACGCCCGGCGCCGCCGGCGCCCTACGGCCTGCTGGCGGAACTCACCCATCGCTGCCCCCTGCAATGCCCCTATTGCTCCAACCCTGTTGCGCTCGACCGGCGCGATGTCGAACTGGACACCCAGAGCTGGCTCAGGGTGTTCAGCGAGGCAGCCAAGCTCGGCGTGCTGCAGGTGCATCTTTCCGGCGGTGAGCCGACCGCGCGGCGCGACCTTGAAGTGATGATCCGCCACTGCGTCGAGGTCGGCATTTACACCAATCTCATCACCGCCGGCGTCGGTGTCACGCCTGAGCGTCTGGCCTCGATCTCGGACGCGGGCATCGATCACGTCCAGCTCTCGTTCCAGGGGGCGGATGCACCGACGACCGACCGGGTCTCGAATTTTCGCGGTGCCCATGAGCGCAAGCTCGCCGTGGCGCGCGAGGTACGGCGGCTGGGCCTTCCGCTCACCGTCAACTCGGTGGTCCACCGCGCCAATATCGAGCAGATCCCGGCCTTCATCGAGCTGGCGCTGCAGCTGGGCGCCAAGCGCATCGAAATCGCCCACGCGCAATATTATGGCTGGGCACTGCGCAATCGCGGCGCGCTGATGCCCACACGCGAGCAGGTGTTCCGCGCGCTCGACGTGGTCGAGGAAGCACGCATCCGCCTGAAGGGGCAGCTCGCCATCGACGCGGTGGTGCCGGACTATTACGCCAAATATCCCAAGCCCTGCATGAATGGCTGGGGTCGCCAGTCGCTCAATGTCACGCCCTCGGGCAAGGTCCTGCCGTGCCACGCGGCCGAGACCATTCCCAGCCTCGATTTCTGGAATGTGCGCGAGCACTCGCTGCAGGAGATCTGGGTCGACTCGCCCGCGTTCAACGCCTTTCGCGGCACGGACTGGATGCCGGAACTGTGCCGCACCTGCGAGCGCAAGGAAGTCGACTGGGGCGGCTGCCGGTGCCAGGCGATGGCGATTGCCGGCGATGCGGCGGCCACCGATCCCGCCTGCCACAAATCCCCGCTCCACGCCGATCTTCTGGCGCTTGCCGAGCGCGACTCTCACTCGCGCGTCAACGGCTATGATTATCGGCGCTATCTGACGGAGCGGGACGGATGA
- a CDS encoding YXWGXW repeat-containing protein — MLTRRSLLSLLATAVAAVPLGLAATDEVEAQVVMMAPPPLRREPRPAARRGWVWVPGYWTWSRGRWVWEPGRWVRARPGFRYAGPSWVRRRGGWVYVPGRWVRI; from the coding sequence ATGCTGACACGCCGTTCGCTCCTCTCCTTGCTTGCAACCGCCGTCGCCGCCGTTCCCCTGGGCCTTGCCGCCACCGATGAGGTGGAGGCGCAGGTCGTCATGATGGCGCCGCCGCCGCTCCGGCGCGAACCCCGTCCGGCCGCCCGGCGCGGCTGGGTATGGGTGCCGGGCTACTGGACATGGTCGCGTGGGCGATGGGTGTGGGAGCCCGGCCGTTGGGTTCGCGCCCGTCCGGGCTTCCGCTATGCCGGCCCGAGCTGGGTGCGCCGTCGTGGCGGCTGGGTCTATGTGCCCGGACGCTGGGTGCGCATCTGA
- a CDS encoding ABC transporter ATP-binding protein: MSSIAFVSVFKRYGEVDAVKQLDLTCDAGEMLALLGPSGCGKSTTLKMAAGIEAVSSGEIYFGDRPVSRLAPGERNIAMVFEDYALYPNMTVWENVAFPLKVRGITGQPASERIGEVLQLLGLRQMADSPVRGLSGGAMQRVSIGRALVRDPEVILFDEPLSHLDADQKVQLRAEIKRLQKLRQVTSILVTHDQTEAIAMADRVAVMNHGVLQQVGAPQELYERPANLFVANFIGEPPMNLMKAAFTGGGQVAGAGWAATLEAARLPVLDVGNGAIVAGIRPENIAVQAPDIAGEGRGTIVYREPRGDADVLTVALEGPAGAADRIIAEVPGPSPWRAGDRVSLGIDVGKLLIFDATSGRNREALQ, translated from the coding sequence ATGTCGTCAATCGCTTTCGTGTCCGTTTTCAAACGCTATGGGGAGGTCGATGCGGTTAAGCAGCTCGACCTGACCTGCGATGCCGGCGAGATGCTCGCGCTGCTCGGCCCCTCGGGCTGTGGCAAGAGCACGACGCTCAAGATGGCGGCGGGCATCGAGGCCGTGTCTTCCGGTGAAATCTATTTCGGCGACCGCCCGGTGTCGCGTCTGGCGCCGGGCGAGCGCAACATCGCCATGGTGTTCGAGGACTACGCTCTCTACCCGAACATGACCGTGTGGGAGAACGTGGCCTTTCCGTTGAAGGTCCGCGGCATCACCGGCCAGCCGGCTTCCGAACGCATTGGCGAGGTGCTTCAGCTTCTCGGTCTGCGGCAGATGGCCGATAGCCCGGTGCGCGGTCTCTCCGGCGGCGCGATGCAGCGCGTCTCCATCGGTCGGGCGCTGGTGCGCGACCCGGAAGTGATCCTGTTCGACGAGCCGCTCTCGCATCTTGATGCCGACCAGAAGGTTCAGCTCCGCGCCGAGATCAAGCGGCTGCAGAAGCTGCGGCAGGTCACCTCCATTCTCGTCACCCATGACCAGACCGAGGCCATCGCCATGGCGGATCGGGTGGCGGTGATGAACCATGGCGTGCTCCAGCAGGTCGGCGCGCCACAGGAACTGTATGAGCGCCCGGCCAACCTTTTCGTGGCGAACTTCATTGGCGAACCGCCGATGAACCTGATGAAGGCCGCGTTCACCGGCGGCGGCCAGGTTGCCGGAGCCGGCTGGGCGGCGACGCTGGAGGCGGCGCGCCTGCCGGTTCTCGACGTGGGCAACGGCGCCATCGTTGCCGGCATCCGCCCGGAGAACATCGCGGTGCAGGCGCCGGACATCGCCGGCGAGGGGCGCGGGACCATCGTCTATCGCGAGCCGCGCGGCGATGCGGACGTGCTCACCGTGGCTCTGGAAGGTCCGGCCGGCGCGGCTGACCGCATCATCGCCGAGGTGCCTGGTCCGTCGCCTTGGCGCGCGGGGGACCGTGTCAGCCTGGGTATCGATGTGGGCAAGCTGCTCATCTTCGATGCAACGAGTGGCCGCAACCGGGAGGCGCTGCAATGA
- the cofC gene encoding 2-phospho-L-lactate guanylyltransferase, whose product MSAAEPSGIWAVVPVKSFAAAKQRLAGAFSPRQRHALVRAMMRDVLVALRATRGLDGIVVVTADPEAGLLAREHGAQLIFERDVLGLNTAVAEAAGRLAAQRVGGMLVVPGDVPMATPVEISALVSSHPPGVAVSLVPAHDGQGTNALLVSPPDVMAFSYGPLSCALHVATAEMLTIEPMVHDPAGFPGLALDIDLPADIERLGRLAPASHTRRLLEAEGLLGVASGARSTG is encoded by the coding sequence ATGAGCGCCGCCGAACCATCGGGTATCTGGGCGGTGGTTCCGGTAAAAAGTTTCGCCGCCGCCAAGCAGCGTCTGGCGGGCGCTTTCTCGCCCCGGCAGCGGCATGCGCTGGTGCGGGCGATGATGCGGGACGTGCTGGTGGCCCTGCGCGCCACGCGCGGGCTGGACGGCATTGTTGTCGTTACCGCCGATCCGGAGGCGGGACTGCTGGCGCGCGAGCATGGGGCGCAGCTTATTTTCGAGCGGGATGTGCTTGGGCTGAACACGGCCGTAGCGGAAGCTGCAGGTCGCCTCGCGGCACAGCGTGTCGGAGGCATGCTGGTGGTGCCCGGCGATGTTCCCATGGCGACGCCGGTTGAGATTTCGGCACTCGTCTCCTCGCATCCGCCGGGGGTTGCCGTGAGCCTGGTGCCCGCGCATGACGGGCAGGGGACCAACGCGCTTCTGGTGTCGCCGCCGGACGTGATGGCCTTCTCCTACGGCCCGCTCAGCTGCGCGCTCCACGTGGCGACCGCCGAGATGCTGACGATCGAGCCGATGGTCCATGATCCTGCGGGCTTCCCTGGCCTGGCGCTCGATATCGATCTGCCGGCGGACATCGAGCGGCTCGGTCGGCTTGCACCCGCCTCCCATACGCGCAGGCTGTTGGAAGCCGAGGGATTGCTGGGCGTGGCGTCCGGGGCGCGGTCGACCGGTTGA
- the cofE gene encoding coenzyme F420-0:L-glutamate ligase, whose amino-acid sequence MASPARLELIALPGLPLVRPGDDLAVLVKVALAQAELQLVAGDVLVLAQKIVSKAEGRLVRLDTVSPSAHAKAVAEAVGKDPALVELILSESRRVVRQRPGVLIVEHRLGFIMANAGIDQSNVGEGMALLLPEDPDASAERLRASLASSAEIGVVINDSFGRPWRLGTAGVAIGAAGLPAIVDRRGEVDLFGRPLEVTMIAFADEIAAAASLLMGPAAEGQPAVLVRGLSWTAPAHPARALIRAEGEDLFR is encoded by the coding sequence ATGGCCTCGCCCGCCCGCCTCGAACTGATCGCCTTGCCTGGCCTGCCCCTGGTTCGTCCGGGCGACGATCTGGCGGTGCTGGTCAAGGTCGCGCTCGCCCAGGCGGAACTGCAGCTTGTCGCGGGCGACGTGCTGGTCCTGGCGCAGAAGATCGTCTCCAAGGCCGAAGGGCGGCTTGTGCGGCTCGACACCGTCTCGCCCTCGGCGCACGCGAAGGCCGTGGCCGAGGCGGTCGGCAAGGACCCGGCGCTGGTGGAACTGATCCTGTCCGAGAGCCGGCGCGTCGTGCGCCAGCGGCCGGGCGTGCTGATCGTCGAGCACCGGCTCGGTTTCATCATGGCCAATGCGGGCATCGACCAGTCCAATGTCGGGGAGGGGATGGCCCTGCTGCTGCCGGAAGATCCCGACGCCAGCGCCGAGCGTCTGCGCGCATCGCTTGCCTCGTCTGCCGAGATTGGGGTGGTCATCAATGACAGTTTCGGGCGACCTTGGCGGCTGGGCACGGCGGGTGTCGCGATCGGCGCCGCTGGCCTTCCCGCGATTGTGGACCGGCGTGGGGAGGTGGATCTTTTCGGCCGGCCACTTGAAGTGACCATGATCGCCTTCGCCGACGAAATCGCCGCTGCCGCTTCCCTGCTCATGGGCCCGGCTGCAGAAGGCCAGCCGGCGGTGCTGGTGCGGGGCCTCTCCTGGACCGCGCCGGCACACCCCGCGCGTGCGCTGATCCGCGCCGAAGGCGAGGATCTCTTTCGATGA